One segment of Kwoniella pini CBS 10737 chromosome 9, complete sequence DNA contains the following:
- a CDS encoding ribosomal protein P1, whose amino-acid sequence MSSELAATYAALILADEGIEITGDKIVSLASAAKVEVEPIWATLLAKALDGKDVKDLLTNVGGGGAPAAAAPGAGAAAGGAAAEEAPAEEKKEEAKEESDDDMGFGLFD is encoded by the exons ATG TCTTCCGAACTTGCTGCTACTTACGCCGCTCTTATCCTCGCTGACGAGGGTATTGAGATCACC GGTGACAAAATCGTCTCTCTCGCTTCTGCCGCcaaagttgaagttgaaccTATCTGGGCTACTCTTTTAGCTAAGGCTCTTGACGGTAAAGACGTTAAAGATCTCCTTACCAACgttggtggtggtggtgctCCTGCCGCTGCTGCTCCAGGTGCCGGTGCCGCCGCTGGTGGTGCTGCCGCTGAAGAAGCTCCCGcagaggagaagaaggaagaggcTAAGGAGGAATCCGATGATGACATG GGTTTCGGTCTTTTCGACTAA
- a CDS encoding tryptophan synthase, beta subunit: protein MSEEIKKVFANKKEQDQPAFVTFLTAGFPTKDATVPLMLSLEAGGADIIELGVPFSDPIADGPTIQKANTVAIENNVHYSDCLEYVRQARSQGLKAPVIFMGYYNPLIAYGEDKAVKDAREAGANGYILVDLPPTEAIKFREICQEHTMSYIPLIAPSTSIDRVKFLTSIADSFIYVVSKMGVTGSSAGEAISASLPELVARIRAFTPVPLAVGFGVDNRTHFEFVTSAGSDAVVVGSKIIKLVFDNATNGKATTELTKFCKEITLHGQNPPPLGRLKSQKTNGESNLKPEPVLPIPQGEIAKPELQVNKPGKLPSRFGLFGGAYVPESLVDCLNEIEAAHAEAIQDPAFWKEFEDMFGYINRPSQLYLAERLTEEMGGARIWLKREDLNHTGSHKINNAVGQILLARRLGKKRIIAETGAGQHGVATATVCARFGLQCDIYMGAEDVRRQELNVFRIKMLGGNVIPVTSGSQTLKDAVNEAMREWVTRLEDTHYLIGSAIGPHPFPTIVRDFQRVIGREIKSQMQAQSGKLPDAVVACVGGGSNAIGTFYDFIEDPNVRLIGVEAGGHGVDTDLHSATLTKGVIGVVHGASSYIIQSKEGQLVPTHSISAGLDYNSVGPEHSHLKYTGRAEYIVADDTQALKAFKMVTQLEGIIPALESSHGLWGGMQLAKTLPKDHDIVICLSGNGSKDVAEVLLTLKDPKWADKLDWHVAQ from the exons atgtctgaagaaattaaaaaagttttcgcaaataaaaaagaacaagatcaaCCTGCATTTGTTACTTTTTTAACTGCAGGTTTTCCAACAAAAGATGCAACTGTACCTTTAATGTTATCTTTAGAAGCTGGTGGAGCagatataattgaattaggtgtACCTTTTAGTGATCCAATTGCGGATGGACCAACAATTCAAAAAGCAAATACT GTCgctattgaaaataatgtTCATTATTCTGATTGTTTGGAATATGTTAGACAAGCTAGATCTCAAGGACTGAAAGCTCCTGTTATTTTTATGG GTTATTATAATCCTTTAATTGCTTATGGTGAAGATAAAGCTGTTAAAGATGCTAGAGAAGCAGGTGCAAACGGTTATATCCTTGTGGATTTACCGCCTACAGAAGCTATAAAATTCAGAGAAATTTGTCAGGAACATAC CATGTCATACATCCCTTTAATCGCTCCATCTACTAGTATTGATCGAGTTAAATTCTTGACCAGCATTGCCGATTCTTTCATATATGTTGTATccaag ATGGGTGTGACCGGTTCTTCAGCAGGCGAAGCTATCTCAGCATCTCTTCCTGAACTTGTCGCAAGAATTAGAGCTTTTACACCAGTACCATTAGCAGTAGGTTTCGGTGTAGATAATAGAACACATTTCGAATTTGTTACTTCTGCAGGATCAGATGCTGTTGTTGTAGGatcaaaaattattaaattagTTTTTGATAATGCTACAAATGGAAAAGCTACAACTGAATTAACTAAATTTTGTAAAGAAATAACATTACATGGTCAAAATCCACCACCTCTTGGTAGATTAAAATCTCAAAAAACCAATggagaatcaaatttaaaaccTGAACCTGTTTTACCTATTCCTCAAGGTGAAATTGCAAAACCTGAATTACAAGTTAATAAACCTGGAAAATTACCTTCAAGATTTGGATTATTTGGTGGTGCTTATGTACCTGAATCTTTAGTTGATtgtttaaatgaaattgaagctgCACATGCTGAAGCTATTCAAGATCCTGCTTTTTggaaagaatttgaagatatgtTTGGTTATATAAATAGACCTTCTCAACTTTATTTAGCTGAAAGATTAACTGAGGAAATGGGTGGTGCGAGAATTTGGTTAAA ACGAGAAGATTTGAATCATACTGGATCTCACAAGATCAATAATGCCGTTGGACAA ATCCTCCTTGCCAGACGATTGGGTAAAAAGCGTATCATCGCCGAGACTGGTGCAGGTCAACACGGTGTAGCTACTGCAACAGTTTGTGCTAGATTCGGTTTGCAATGTGATATTTACATGGGTGCTGAAGATGTTAGAAGACAAGAATTGAACGTATTCAGAATCAAAATGTTAGGTGGTAAT GTTATACCAGTAACATCAGGATCACAAACATTAAAAGATGCCGTTAATGAAGCGATGAGAGAATGGGTAACTAGATTGGAAGATACACATTATTTAATTGGATCAGCAATTGGACCTCATCCTTTCCCTACAATTGTTAGAGATTTCCAAAGAGTTATAGGAAGAGAAATTAAATCTCAAATGCAAGCTCAATCTGGTAAATTACCTGATGCAGTTGTAGCTTGTGTTGGAGGTGGAAGTAATGCTATAGGAACTTTCTATGATTTCATTGAAGATCCGAATGTTAGATTGATTGGTGTTGAGGCTGGAGGACATG GTGTCGATACCGATTTACACTCTGCCACACTCACGAAGGGTGTCATCGGAGTTGTACACGGAGCATCATCCTACATCATTcaaagtaaagaaggtcAATTAGTACCTACACATAGTATCTCTGCTG GTCTCGATTATAATTCTGTCGGACCTGAACATTCTCATCTGAAATACACTGGTCGAGCAGAATACATTGTAGCCGATGATACTCAAGCTTTGAAAGCTTTCAAGATGGTAACACAATTAGAAGGTATCATTCCTGCTTTAGAATCAAGTCATGGTCTTTGGGGAGGTATGCAATTAGCAAAAACTCTACCAAAAGACCATGATATTGTTAT ctgCTTGAGTGGTAATGGTTCTAAGGATGTTGCTGAAGTTTTATTAACATTGAAAGATCCCAAATGGGCTGATAAATTGGATTGGCACGTTGCTCAATAA
- a CDS encoding 60S ribosomal protein uL30, whose protein sequence is MAPSTSVPSAEQIAVPETLLKKRRTNEATREAKLAAAAEARKAQKAKRKVIFKRADEYVKEYVQQEKEEIRLKREARKTGDFYVAAQPKVYFVVRIKGISKIAPKPKKILQLLRLLQINNGVFIRVTKATTQMLNLVNPYVTYGEVNLKAIRELVYKRGYAKVDGSRIPITDNSIIEKQLGKYGIICIEDLVHEIATCGPNFKQATSSLWPFKLSNPNGGWRPRKFTTYIEGGDTGAREAAMSKLVHQMV, encoded by the exons atggCTCCTTCTACCAG TGTGCCTTCCGCCGAG CAAATTGCCGTCCCAGAGACTTTGCTCAAAAAGCGAAGAACCAACGAGGCCACCCGAGAGGCCAAATTGGCTGCCGCCGCTGAAGCCCGAAAG GCCCAAAAAGCTAAGAGAAAGGTCATCTTCAAGAGAGCCGATGAATACGTAAAAGAATACGTTCaacaagagaaagaagagattaGACTTAAGAGAGAAGCCCGAAAGACTGGTGATTTCTACGTTGCCGCTCAACCAAAAGTTTACTTCGTTGTCAGAATCAAGGGTATCTCTAAAATCGCTCCTAAACCAAAGaagattcttcaattacTTAGATTACTTCAAATTAACAATGGTGTTTTCATCAGAGTTACCAAAGCTACTACTCAAATGTTAAACTTGGTTAACCCATACGTAACTTACGGAGAAGTTAACCTTAAAGCTATCAGAGAATTAGTTTACAAAAGAGGTTACGCTAAAGTTGATGGATCAAGAATCCCAATCACTGATAACTCAATCATTGAAAAACAACTTGGTAAATACGGTATTATCTgtattgaagatttagtTCATGAAATCGCTACTTGTGGACCTAACTTTAAACAagctacttcttctttatgGCCATTCAAACTTTCTAACCCTAACGGTGGATGGAGACCAAGAAAATTCACAACTTACattgaaggtggtgatACCGGAGCTAGAGAAGCTGCTATGTCTAAACTCGTTCACCAAATGGtttaa